In the genome of Pseudanabaena mucicola str. Chao 1806, the window AAAGCTAAACAGAATAAAGTCGAAAGAATTATCTGAAAATTGACTCATATCTCTAGCATCAACCACTTCAAACATTTGTGATTGACTACGAAAACGTTGCTGACAAGCTGCAATCATCTCTTCTGAATAATCAATGCCTATATATTCCTGCACAACTCCAGAAAAATATTGAGTAGTACGTCCGCCACCGACACCTATGTCCAGCATTTTCATACTTGACCATTCATCACGAAGCAGATCGAGAATGGTTTGTTCAGCAGGTTGTAATTGGCGTAATTGGCTATAGTAATGAACAATTTCGCGAGCGATATAAACTTGATGATTTTGATCAGTCATGATGCCTCATGTCTGGAAAAAAATTTTGGAGGGTTACACGCATTTAAAAATTAAAAGAGTCATGTTCATCAACATACCATTTTGAAGACAACAACTTATCGATGCGATCGGTGATAATGAGTCTAAGCAAAACCATTGGGGAAATACCAATGACTGTTGCAACTACCCCCCCAAACGATTTATCAATTTTCTGGCTTATTTACGCAATCATCGTCATCGTATTCCTGAGTATGTATGGTTATTTACAGAAACAGGGACTTACCATTGGCTCTGGCTCTGTGGAATCAACTATTAAGCAGATTGGTCGTCGGGTCAAGATTTCTGGCGCTCAGTGGCATAGAAATAATGTTGCTCAAGTTTTGAAACATCGTTGTGCTTATCTCAATGGCTATTTCTATTCTCCCAAGTATTTTTACTCAGTGCCTAATTGAGATGCTCCCTTGTCCCGAAAATCAGTTTCTCTGCTATGTACTAAGTAGCTCAACTTAATTAAAACTAAAAACCAGATTTTGTTCCGCCCGCGTAGCGGACGGAACAAAATTCTCGGTTTTTAGTTTACTTATGTCTAGCTACTTAGATGTTTATTTACAAGATGTTGCGGGTGGAATAATAAAAAGCCTTGAATCCATGGCTATTGATGATGTTCCAACTCACCTAATACCTAATGTATCTAATGGAAGAAATAAAGAAATGGATGATGTCAGTAGGAATTGAGTCAGCCTCTCATGTATTACTAGCCATTAACCTACCCACAAACCTCATTGAAGGAGCCTTACGAATTAGCATCGGCAAATTCACAACCGATGCAGAATTAGTTTATTTTCAGGAACTTACTCAGGTTGTTAATTTGTCTCCCCTTTGCCTTCACATTTTGAATTTCTTTTCTCCTGCCTGCCAACGTTAGTATTTGCTTCCTGGGCTTTTTTCGTAATTATTTTTTCCCTTCCATTACGAGCGGAATTTGGAGTGAAATGATATCTTGTTGATTTCTGGCAGTACAACTCCTAATAAAAAACAAGAAGGCTCAACCTATGGCTAAGCCCTCTTGTTTTGGAATACTTTAGGATCTTTAGGTCACGGTCAGCTGCTGGAAGGAACTCAGGTCTACTAGTATATCAAACTAGCGAACTAGAGATATTTAACTAGATACCCTACAGAACAGCCCCAGCGCACAGCTCGGAAGCCTGAAGACCCATACGTTTACCTTGACTACTATCTGATTGCATGGGCATCACCTCCTGTTGTCTAAGTGTTTATTATCAAATGGATTTCGATGCCAAACATCGAAAGGTTTATTTAACCTGATAGCTAATATAACTGAAAACTCTAGATTTGACAATATATGCAGTTAAATCATGCAATTATCATTTTTACTCCACATAAAACAGACGATCGCGCTGAGTATTAGCTAAAAATGCCTCAAGTTTGTCCCATTCTTGGGACTCAATTAAATTAATTACTTGCTGCAAGGATTGTTGATAGGTATAGAGCGATCGTAATATCGCTGTTTGATTATATTCCGCCATGAGTCGCCCCAGTTCAGGATTGCCACCACCTACACGGCTGGTATCACGAAATCCCGAACTTGCCAGAGTTTGTGCTAGTTTTAAAACCTTGGCATCATCTTCCTCTTGACAAGCCGCAATTAAACTGGCGCTAATCATTACGGGCGCATGGCTAATCATCGCGACAGCCCGATCATGCTCTTCTGGGCTACATTCAATAACATTCATACCCACAGATAGCCATAGTGATCGTACTTTCTCTAGTGCTTCTAAATCATCACTAGGCGTAACGACACAGGGTCGATTTTGAAAAAGATTTCTTTCGGCGGCTAAGAGCCCTTGAAAAGCATTACCTGCCATAGGGTGGCTACCGACAAACCTTTGCCCAAATTCTGCAAAAGTTTTTGAGGCTGGTTCAACTATTGCTGATTTAACTGAACCTACATCCGTAAAGGTTACATTCCTAGGTAGTTTGGAAGCTATTCCTTTAATAGTTGGCAAAATTGATGAGATTGGTGTGCAGATGACGACAATCTCTGTTTGTGCCAAAATGAGATTGGGTATATTCTCAATATTTGTGTTAGCAATATTTACAGCAGCGATCGCCTCTGCTTGTTTGCAGGTTTCAGGATTGCGACTGACACCCCATACATAATTATTTTTTTGTAAATTTATTTGTGTATCTTGTTTAGAATCTTGATTTGCTGCGAGAAGATCTAAACCCAAAGATCCACCAATTAATCCCAGTCCAATTATGCCAATATTCATATTATCTGATGCTATGAAGGGGTGCAAAGCACCCCTTTGCAAATTTAGAACTTGCGGAGATCAATACCAGCTTCTTTAGCAAATGCAGTTAGACCCTTCTTTTGCAAAGTTTTGATTGCTTTGGTAGAAATTTGTAATTTTACAAAGCGCTTTCCTTCTTCCCACCAAATTCTCTTATCTTGTAAGTTTACCTGTTGTAAGTGCTTATGGCGCTTGTGTGAGAAGGAAATCGATACGGCATTATTAGCTTTTTTACCTGTCAATTGGCATACGCGACTCATAGTATTAATCTCCTATTTTTTCAGTCCAGCTAATCATAATACAACCTAGAGTTATTCTTTAGCAATTAAAGCAATTAATTTTTGAGATCTTCTTCTATTTACATTACAGCTTATTGATGCTTTGAGTAGTACAGAAATATTTTTAAAAGTGTTGCATAGCAACACTTTTAAAAATATTTCTGTTTTTTGAGCAAGCGCAAAGTGTTGTATCACAGAACTAAAAATCAAAAAAGATCGTTATGCAGCATAGCAACTAACTCGCTACAATCATCCGGTGCTAAAGAATAAGGCACATTGTGCTGATTGACTGACAAAATTCTATGAAGCGTAGTCGATAATGGAGGCATAGAACTCAATACGGAAGATTTTCTTACGATGTTTTCGATGAGAAGCCATAAAAAGGGTGTGACCAAAATTTGATGTAGCAATTAGAGAGAGAAACCATAGCGATTGATTTTAGACCAGAATTGCTGCCAACGCCCCTTGGTATAAGACAAAGCTCTAAGGCTCAAAACTACAGAAGCCCCCCAATCTTTCCATTTCATGCCAGAACAGCCTAGACGAGCCTTGATAATAACTTTGCAAGCAGCTTCGGTGATCCCCGAACCGATGGGTAGATTGGAGGAAATGGCTTCAACATAAAGCATTTGGTGATGATGATTGCGAAAATAAGTAATAGCATCTTGAAGCCCTTGAAGAATCGATTGAGAAACACGCTTGGGTTGAATAGTTTGCATTTCTGCGAGTATCCTTGATGCTGCACCAACTTCATGTTTAAGGCTGTGACAACGAGTATCCATCCAAGCTTTTTGAGCCTGTTCATCGTGTGGATAAATCGCCTTAGCTGCTTTGTCTAAGTACTGGGTAGCATGATAAAAGTCCAATGTTTGGGTATCGGTTACAGTATTCAGAAAAACCCAGTTTTCGGGAGCACCATCAGCTAAACCTTGATAATGCGCGTTGGGATACAATTGTTTCATAGTCTCAACTTCCCGTTGCAGCTTACTTTTCACGGCATCTTTGAAAAGTAAAGCAGAAGAGCCTCTCAGGTAAAGGGTGCAGATGGGGTTAAAGTAGTAAAAATGAAGCAAAAGCAGGTAAGAAAAATGATGAACTGGTGGGACAAGAATTTTGCAAGTTGTGAATTAGGAGATGAGAGACTCAGCAACCGAGCTTACTCAATCGGCAAAAAAATAAGTGAAGGATTTGGGAAAGCGTTGTCCGAGATATTTAAGAGTGGGTCTGAATTGAAAAGGGCTTATGAGTTTTCGGCAATCGCAAAACAGAATTTAGCAAGATCATAAAACCGCACTGTGAAATGACCAGTGAAGACGTGGAAGAACAAGAAGTGGTGTTATGCATAGGAGATACCACCTATCTAGATTATGGCAAAATTAAAGCCAAACGGGAAGGGTATGGACTAACAGGAAATGGTGGGAATGGATTAATTTTGCACAGTGCCTTAGCGCTCACCCCCGAACAAGGGCAAGTAATCGGATTATTGTGGCAAAAATTGTGGAACCGAGAAGCGAAAGCCAAGCCACCGCAAGATGAAACCGCAGAAGCAAAAAAACAATGACTTGCCCTTGCCCGAAAAGCATCCCGACAAAGGTTATTCAAAGATAAAGAGTCTTATCGATGGGTAGAAGCGATGACCGAAGTCGAGCATCAAGTAAGTAGCAGCACCCATGTAATTCATATTTTCGACCGAGAAGGAGACATCACCGAAGTCTTTGACCAAGTACGACAACTGCAACATACAGGGGTATTAGTCAGAGCCG includes:
- the rpmB gene encoding 50S ribosomal protein L28 — its product is MSRVCQLTGKKANNAVSISFSHKRHKHLQQVNLQDKRIWWEEGKRFVKLQISTKAIKTLQKKGLTAFAKEAGIDLRKF
- a CDS encoding prephenate/arogenate dehydrogenase, whose translation is MNIGIIGLGLIGGSLGLDLLAANQDSKQDTQINLQKNNYVWGVSRNPETCKQAEAIAAVNIANTNIENIPNLILAQTEIVVICTPISSILPTIKGIASKLPRNVTFTDVGSVKSAIVEPASKTFAEFGQRFVGSHPMAGNAFQGLLAAERNLFQNRPCVVTPSDDLEALEKVRSLWLSVGMNVIECSPEEHDRAVAMISHAPVMISASLIAACQEEDDAKVLKLAQTLASSGFRDTSRVGGGNPELGRLMAEYNQTAILRSLYTYQQSLQQVINLIESQEWDKLEAFLANTQRDRLFYVE